Proteins co-encoded in one Arachis hypogaea cultivar Tifrunner chromosome 11, arahy.Tifrunner.gnm2.J5K5, whole genome shotgun sequence genomic window:
- the LOC112720140 gene encoding mitochondrial import inner membrane translocase subunit TIM50 — MSLSILRSRSISIAATRLLCTASSAPASASESAPPPEAEPRRPGGFLKFAVGSILTGAIATAGYASYAYSLNEIEEKTKSFRESVKKSPGDGATSLDKFQGLLYSAAMTVPVKAIELYLDTRKLVEEQVRSYTEPHAEKLLPDLLPPEQHAFTLVLDLNETLIHYIWTRETGWQTFKRPGVDAFLEHLAHYYEIVVYSDEQNMFVDTVMERLDTNHYVRYRLARTATKYQDGKHFRDLSKLNRDPAKVLYLSGHAFESCLQPENCVPIKPWQQTDKDDTALLDFIPFLEFVARSSPADIRQVLASYQGCDIPAEFIRRSKDHQRKMQEQKGRGRFWKN, encoded by the exons ATGTCTCTCAGCATTCTCCGATCGCGATCCATTTCCATCGCAGCCACCCGCCTCCTCTGCACAGCCAGTTCTGCCCCCGCTTCCGCTTCGGAGTCGGCTCCGCCACCGGAGGCCGAGCCACGCCGCCCCGGTGGCTTCCTCAAGTTCGCCGTCGGAAGCATACTCACCGGTGCCATCGCCACTGCCGGTTACGCATCTTACG CTTACAGTTTGAATGAGATAGAAGAAAAAACTAAGTCTTTCCGTGAGTCAGTGAAGAAGAGTCCAGGTGATGGAGCTACTTCACTTGAT AAATTTCAAGGGTTGCTATACTCTGCAGCAATGACAG TGCCTGTTAAAGCGATAGAGCTCTATTTGGATACAAGAAAGTTAGTTGAAGAACAAGTTCGG AGCTACACGGAGCCACATGCAGAGAAGCTTCTTCCAGATTTGTTACCTCCCGAGCAACATGCGTTTACACTTGTTCTGGATCTCAATGAGACATTGATTCATTATATATGGACG CGAGAGACAGGCTGGCAGACATTTAAGAGACCTGGTGTTGATGCATTCTTGGAACATCTTGCTCACTATTATGAAATTGTCGTCTACAGCGATGAACAAAATATG TTTGTTGACACTGTCATGGAAAGGCTGGATACCAACCATTATGTACGATATAGGCTAGCAAGGACAGCTACAAAGTATCAAGATGGGAAACATTTCAGA GATCTTTCAAAATTAAACAGGGATCCTGCAAAAGTTCTCTATTTAAGTGGCCATGCTTTCGAAAGTTGCCTTCAACCTGAGAACTGTGTCCCAATTAAGCCATGGCAGCAGACCGATAAAGATGATACAGCTCTGTTGGATTTTATACCATTTCTTGAGT TTGTTGCCCGTAGTAGTCCAGCTGATATAAGGCAAGTGCTAGCATCTTATCAGGGATGTGATATTCCAGCTGAATTCATTAGACGTTCCAAAGATCACCAAAG GAAAATGCAAGAGCAGAAAGGTCGAGGTCGCTTCTGGAAAAATTGA